One region of Bombus affinis isolate iyBomAffi1 chromosome 5, iyBomAffi1.2, whole genome shotgun sequence genomic DNA includes:
- the LOC126916169 gene encoding uncharacterized protein LOC126916169 yields MDKSISQKQNYGSAEKNSKDEEYKTDNQIEKIKESESNYRLKSNNSNQRTHSRSRSPCKNSKQWISSNAFINFVQDFRQNLTGVRSTKIFQIAGERWKKMPFEEKQPYIKAAMNIKNEKQNQRKIENINNVVNTNTEQPKNEDTQKQEKTGKRERKKREAKKSIKNKSNTESDDESISSGTTATNTSEDMSDMSS; encoded by the exons ATGGATAAATCTATAAGCCAGAAGCAAAATTATGGATCTGCTGAAAAGAATAGCAAAGACGAAGAGTATAAAACAGATAATCagattgaaaaaataaaagaatctgAATCAAATTATAGACTGAAGTCAAATAA TTCAAATCAAAGAACCcattctcgttctcgttcacCATGTAAGAATTCTAAACAATGGATAAGTTCAAATGCTTTCATAAATTTTGTTCAGGACTTCAGACAA AATCTTACTGGTGTCAGAAGTACAAAAATATTCCAGATAGCTGGTGAAAGATGGAAAAAAATGCCTTTTGAAGAAAAACAACCATATATAAAGGCAGCtatgaatattaaaaatgaaaagcaAAATCAACGAAAGATTGAAAACATAAATAACGTCGTTAATACAAATACAGAACAACCAAAGAATGAAGATacacaaaaacaagaaaaaactggcaaaagagaaagaaagaaaagg GAAGCAAAAAAATCTATTAAGAATAAAAGTAATACTGAATCAGATGATGAATCA